The following DNA comes from Musa acuminata AAA Group cultivar baxijiao chromosome BXJ1-4, Cavendish_Baxijiao_AAA, whole genome shotgun sequence.
AACTGGCAATTGGCCCGGGCTAACTCACACATGCTAGCGGTCGATTCCTTGTTCATTTTCTTTATTGTTTCAGTTCGCAAAAAAGATTTATTCTTTATCTGTTTCGTCTTTTGATTCGCAGGAGCTCAACTTGGGGAAAGATAGAGTATGTTTTCTTGTCTTATGGTTTGGCTCATTGTGATTTTCGTTTGCTATAATAGGCGATTTAATTTGATTTACTTTGTGTCAATCGATTGAAGTTGCATGTCAAGTTATTTtgattgataaaatttatttatttatttcatgtTGCAGCTAAATGTATTACAACATGAGCTTGGTTGTATCTTATCAATCCTTAAACTAAAGACTTCAGAATTAGAGGTAAGGGGGATTATTTTAGTTTCATAATTTGTTTGCTCCTCTCTTAATCTCTATagtgatatataatttttctttacTCTAACTTAGGAGAAAGAAAAATTGATCAAAGATCTCCTTAACAAAATTGGCTCAGAGGTATCCAATGGCTTGTTTTGTTTACATTCAGGCTGCCTTTTTTTTGCTCATACTgttatttttctttctacaaaTTGCAAAAGGTAGGAACCACCAAGTGTTAAGAGGTTGAAGCAAATGCAACTCAACTTGCTAATGACAAGAAAATCTGTAGTCCCAATAAGAAGCACGAGTTAAAACAACAGGGTAATTCAACTCACCACTATGAGTGAAATAAGTGGTTCTGCATCTGATTTCAAATCTCTATGTATTTGTTCTTCATTCTTATATCAGTTGTATGGTTCTGCAGCTTTAGGCCCTACCACTTTGGTTCATCAAGTGGCATCAGAGGGAAAGGTTGATGGTAGAAGGTAATTCATGTTTTGGATAAGCTTTGAATAATTTGTTAATCTTTAACGACAATGTAAATTCTGATGCATTCTAATTAATGAAGAAGGAGGTCC
Coding sequences within:
- the LOC135646722 gene encoding shugoshin-1-like isoform X2, coding for MMGADVDRGNSNVISCPISEDCIVQLMKEYTALLKLLAEKNKIIELRSTELQKLQFELQKTSQQNWQLARANSHMLAELNLGKDRLNVLQHELGCILSILKLKTSELEEKEKLIKDLLNKIGSEVGTTKC
- the LOC135646722 gene encoding shugoshin-1-like isoform X1, whose product is MMGADVDRGNSNVISCPISEDCIVQLMKEYTALLKLLAEKNKIIELRSTELQKLQFELQKTSQQNWQLARANSHMLAELNLGKDRLNVLQHELGCILSILKLKTSELEEKEKLIKDLLNKIGSEEPPSVKRLKQMQLNLLMTRKSVVPIRSTS